A stretch of DNA from Planctomycetota bacterium:
CCCGCTCCCCCACCGGATGACCCTCCGCCGCCTGAACCGACGGTCGACCTGACCGGGCTGGATGGTAAAGAACAAATTGCCCTGGCGCAGAAATATTATGCCGAAGGCAAGGAACACATGGAAAACACCTTTGACAAAGGGCCGGATTTCGACAAGGAAAACGAGAACGCCCGCACCGCTTTCAAGAAATCGCTGGAAATCTACCGCAAGCTCCAGGAAAAAAAGCCCGATGACGATACGCTTGCCCTGCGCATAGAGGAAATCGAAAAATCCCTCATATTCATCAGGAAGCAAACCCGGATAAAGAAACAGTGACTCCACCGTGCCTCACCCGATAGGATTGCGTATAGATATCACCGGTTCACCGGGCTTTATGAGATGTTGTCTGCCGAATTGATTTGCACATCAGTGGGCAGGCTGGAGTTGGCTTTGGCAGCGGAAGCCAAAAGCATTTTAAGCCTGGCTTTATTAGCCGGGTCCATTTCGTCGAATTTGATGCCCACCCCGTTCACCTGCAATCCCGGCGCCTCGCGCACCCAGGCAACCGTTCCCTTGGCGTTAATGACGTCATCTTTCAGGAATGGCGCGGAGATGTTTAAAGAGAGGCTGGATTTCAGCTTGAATTTTTCCTTGCTGATGAATTGCACTCCGCCTTCGGAGATATCCAGGACGATGTATTTTACAGAAGGGCTTTTTAAAAGGCCCATCAGCCCTTCGGGTTTATATTGGATTTTACAGCCGTCAATGATGTAGCGGATTTGGCTCCGTTCTTTCTTTTCTTTGCCTGCCATATCTCGTCCTCTTATGAGTTATACCATAAATAAAACCTCACTTTAAGTCAAGAGAATTTCGGGAATTAATGGGAATAAATAGAATGACGTTACACAACCAGGAGCATCATGCCTAATGCTATAAAAAGAAGTGCCAGTAATAATTTACTCAGAACTACGTTCTTTTGGGCAAAAACCTCCATCGCCTTCGAGCTCACCCC
This window harbors:
- a CDS encoding PilZ domain-containing protein, with amino-acid sequence MAGKEKKERSQIRYIIDGCKIQYKPEGLMGLLKSPSVKYIVLDISEGGVQFISKEKFKLKSSLSLNISAPFLKDDVINAKGTVAWVREAPGLQVNGVGIKFDEMDPANKARLKMLLASAAKANSSLPTDVQINSADNIS